Proteins encoded by one window of Chelatococcus sp. YT9:
- a CDS encoding tautomerase family protein: protein MPIMNVSYRAGDLDKTMKADLAKRLTDVLITMEGGANTHGGRAFAWVLFSERPSEDWWVGGETDNSFISPPGCFLVHVTIPEGYMNASHKHDVHLSVNAAIRAATDTTDPAATGASILVVIAEVPEGNWGCAGRTISLENIADSVGLSKTSDRYTWVQAYFSAKARMLSAYDYPKNIGGLPPSISRE from the coding sequence ATGCCCATCATGAACGTGAGCTACCGTGCCGGCGACCTTGACAAGACGATGAAGGCAGATCTCGCGAAGCGATTGACCGACGTCCTAATCACGATGGAGGGCGGCGCCAATACGCATGGTGGACGCGCCTTCGCCTGGGTTCTCTTCAGCGAACGACCGAGCGAAGACTGGTGGGTTGGCGGCGAAACCGATAATAGCTTTATCTCCCCGCCTGGATGTTTTCTCGTTCATGTGACCATTCCGGAAGGCTATATGAACGCCAGCCACAAGCATGACGTCCATCTGTCGGTCAATGCGGCCATACGCGCCGCGACCGACACGACCGATCCTGCTGCGACCGGTGCCAGCATCCTTGTCGTCATCGCTGAGGTGCCGGAAGGTAACTGGGGTTGTGCTGGCCGTACAATCAGCTTGGAAAATATTGCTGACTCGGTTGGCCTCTCAAAGACCAGCGATCGGTACACCTGGGTGCAGGCGTACTTCTCCGCCAAAGCGCGTATGCTGTCAGCCTATGACTATCCCAAAAATATTGGCGGACTTCCCCCTAGTATTTCTCGGGAATAG
- a CDS encoding rubredoxin, translating to MRLMCLGCGFSYDEALGLPEHGLAPGTRWADIPGTWVCPDCGTPKHMFEMVFIGYSDGGSSLASAA from the coding sequence ATGCGGCTGATGTGCCTTGGCTGCGGTTTTTCCTACGATGAAGCACTGGGATTGCCCGAGCACGGCCTCGCCCCCGGAACGCGCTGGGCCGACATTCCCGGGACCTGGGTTTGCCCCGACTGCGGGACCCCAAAGCACATGTTCGAGATGGTGTTCATCGGCTATTCCGACGGTGGCTCCAGTCTCGCCAGCGCAGCATAA
- a CDS encoding efflux RND transporter periplasmic adaptor subunit — protein sequence MRLGLPVVRVGMTCLVVVAALVVGWRLWAYYTLAPWTRDARVLANVVEIAPDVSGLVASVNVVDNQLIKKGDLLFTIDRERFKVALEQAQAEVAVKVQALKYAQDTANRNVNLARNDSGAISPQMMERTSISAAEAQAELEAAQAALAAAQINLVRTEVRSPVDGWVTNLNVSAGNYATAGQGAMALVDRNSFYVYAYFVETKLPAIRVGDHARIELMAGGVVIDGSIAGVSRAIANTTDQNGLLARVDPEFDWIRLAQRIPVRIKLGPLPPDVELVSGMSATVIVTPNK from the coding sequence ATGAGACTGGGACTGCCGGTTGTAAGGGTCGGAATGACGTGCCTTGTGGTCGTCGCGGCGCTCGTCGTCGGCTGGCGGCTTTGGGCGTATTACACGCTCGCGCCGTGGACCCGCGACGCGCGCGTGCTCGCCAATGTCGTGGAGATCGCTCCAGACGTGTCCGGCCTCGTAGCGTCCGTCAATGTCGTCGACAACCAATTGATCAAAAAGGGTGACTTGCTGTTCACCATTGACCGGGAGCGCTTCAAGGTAGCCCTCGAACAGGCCCAGGCTGAGGTCGCGGTGAAGGTGCAGGCGCTGAAATATGCGCAGGACACGGCCAACCGCAACGTCAACCTGGCACGCAACGATAGCGGGGCCATCTCGCCACAGATGATGGAGCGCACGTCGATCTCCGCGGCTGAAGCGCAGGCCGAGCTCGAGGCGGCACAGGCCGCCCTCGCTGCAGCCCAGATCAATCTCGTCCGCACCGAAGTGCGTTCTCCGGTCGATGGCTGGGTCACCAATCTCAACGTTTCCGCAGGCAACTACGCGACCGCAGGACAGGGCGCGATGGCGCTCGTCGATCGCAATTCGTTCTATGTCTACGCCTATTTTGTGGAGACCAAGCTGCCAGCGATCCGCGTCGGTGACCACGCCCGGATCGAGCTCATGGCGGGCGGGGTGGTGATCGACGGATCAATCGCCGGCGTGAGCCGAGCTATTGCCAACACGACCGATCAGAATGGTTTGCTGGCAAGGGTCGATCCGGAATTCGACTGGATCCGCCTCGCCCAACGCATCCCGGTCCGCATCAAGCTTGGGCCATTGCCGCCGGACGTTGAACTCGTCTCCGGCATGTCAGCCACCGTCATCGTGACGCCGAACAAGTGA
- a CDS encoding AbrB/MazE/SpoVT family DNA-binding domain-containing protein, giving the protein MTSTVTSKGQVTIPKAVRDLLGIAPGSKVAFRRAADGSVVLTKADTDRPPSRFQRLRGHAGKGLDTDAIMALTRGEA; this is encoded by the coding sequence ATGACGAGCACGGTGACGTCCAAGGGGCAGGTCACAATCCCGAAAGCGGTCAGGGATCTGCTTGGAATTGCTCCAGGAAGCAAGGTGGCTTTCCGCAGGGCAGCCGATGGCAGCGTGGTGCTGACGAAAGCGGACACGGACAGGCCTCCCAGCCGGTTCCAGCGGCTCAGAGGGCACGCGGGCAAGGGACTTGATACGGATGCGATCATGGCGCTCACGCGTGGCGAAGCGTGA
- a CDS encoding FUSC family protein, producing MSVTETSRSSLWPSFPVDLSWRNWVFALRTAVAGVVALAIAYWLEMQDPQWSILTVYLLAQPTAGGALAKSTYRIIGTIAGACVGLVILALYAQAPIPLVGAVALWLGASFYVAARLRNYASYGWMLAGYTALLVALEGAANPLQAWSIAVDRTGEIIIGIACASAATVLVMPRYAGVLLREQMARLFCDLSHYGAIALRRGTPPETFAALRRAMVEKIVGFDALRSYAMFEAPEMRADDVLMRRAVHEFLGVLAVARGLYTRIDDFKGDAAASVIAHMQPALDETAKTLQLIADDPKAFADPHRVRAALVKTRASLGTAATGLETLAGRVPFEQLADGLLILHRAGDLLHGLSMVMVSEAASLRRQRASNARRPPEALASSSHAEAALIGARAALAIILGCVVWAATGWKYGFTALTGIGLALCFAVNQDRPGKLGLPVMLWTVLAIAVAYSAMVFVLPRIEGFEAFALFVIAALIPGGLMAGTPQTMWPGIMFAGFIGAQLGTGNKFQPNDLIFFNANMAFVLGIAACLGLIALLPVTSMANRARFWTMAVGRLLPDAARGARHERKILSAIVDMMAELLPRLSLDRPGDEDFLRGALGAASMSLELGRLNRLRQAPELSPEVAVILADFLNRFAAALEVVPRAGEQRAAWLAEAEFSVRSSVAALGALPLEPGSAAALAIRAAASLRFISDRFEIDRAFLLLPVAEA from the coding sequence ATGAGTGTGACCGAGACCTCCAGGTCCAGCCTCTGGCCGTCCTTCCCCGTGGACCTCAGCTGGCGTAACTGGGTATTTGCGCTACGCACGGCAGTTGCCGGGGTCGTGGCGCTCGCGATCGCCTACTGGCTGGAGATGCAGGATCCACAGTGGTCGATTCTGACTGTCTATCTGCTGGCGCAGCCCACGGCCGGTGGGGCGCTCGCCAAGAGCACCTATCGGATCATCGGCACCATTGCCGGTGCTTGTGTGGGGCTTGTCATTCTCGCCCTCTACGCGCAGGCGCCCATCCCACTGGTGGGCGCCGTGGCGCTTTGGCTGGGCGCGTCGTTCTATGTTGCCGCCCGGCTGCGCAACTACGCGTCCTACGGCTGGATGCTTGCGGGCTACACGGCGCTGCTCGTTGCGTTGGAAGGCGCAGCGAATCCGCTGCAGGCTTGGTCGATCGCTGTCGATCGCACGGGCGAAATCATCATCGGTATCGCCTGCGCCTCGGCGGCAACAGTGTTGGTGATGCCACGCTATGCGGGCGTCCTGCTACGCGAACAGATGGCGCGCCTTTTTTGTGATCTCAGCCACTATGGCGCGATAGCCCTGCGTCGTGGAACGCCACCGGAAACCTTTGCCGCGCTTCGGCGCGCCATGGTGGAAAAGATCGTCGGCTTTGATGCCCTTCGCTCCTATGCAATGTTCGAAGCGCCTGAGATGCGAGCCGACGACGTGCTGATGCGTCGGGCGGTCCACGAGTTCCTCGGCGTTCTCGCCGTGGCGAGGGGACTCTACACGCGTATCGATGATTTTAAGGGCGACGCCGCAGCCTCCGTCATTGCGCATATGCAGCCTGCCCTGGATGAAACGGCGAAAACCCTTCAGCTTATCGCCGATGACCCGAAGGCGTTTGCCGATCCGCACCGGGTGCGGGCCGCATTGGTGAAGACACGAGCCAGCCTCGGCACCGCCGCGACGGGGCTGGAAACGCTCGCGGGTCGCGTTCCATTCGAGCAACTGGCCGACGGCTTGTTGATCCTGCATCGCGCAGGCGACCTGCTGCATGGTCTGTCGATGGTGATGGTAAGCGAGGCGGCAAGCCTGCGCCGACAGCGTGCCTCCAACGCACGAAGGCCGCCTGAGGCCTTGGCCTCCTCCTCGCACGCCGAAGCGGCGCTGATCGGCGCTCGCGCTGCACTCGCTATCATCCTGGGCTGTGTTGTCTGGGCCGCGACCGGGTGGAAATACGGCTTTACTGCCTTGACCGGCATCGGATTGGCGCTGTGCTTCGCGGTCAACCAGGACCGTCCGGGCAAACTGGGCCTGCCGGTCATGCTATGGACCGTTCTGGCCATCGCCGTCGCCTATTCAGCCATGGTCTTCGTCCTGCCGCGGATTGAGGGGTTCGAGGCGTTTGCTCTATTCGTTATCGCCGCCCTTATACCCGGAGGGCTCATGGCGGGCACGCCGCAGACCATGTGGCCAGGCATCATGTTCGCGGGCTTCATTGGTGCCCAGCTTGGCACTGGCAACAAATTTCAGCCGAATGACCTCATTTTCTTTAATGCCAACATGGCCTTCGTCTTGGGTATCGCCGCCTGCCTCGGCCTTATAGCGCTGCTTCCCGTGACCTCGATGGCGAACCGGGCCCGCTTCTGGACAATGGCGGTTGGCCGCTTGCTTCCAGATGCGGCGCGGGGCGCGCGACACGAGCGCAAAATTCTCAGTGCGATCGTCGATATGATGGCCGAATTGCTGCCTCGCCTGTCGCTCGATCGGCCGGGCGACGAGGATTTTCTTCGCGGCGCGCTCGGCGCCGCGTCCATGAGCCTGGAACTCGGCCGCCTCAATCGTCTCAGGCAGGCGCCCGAGCTATCGCCGGAGGTCGCGGTTATTCTCGCTGACTTCCTGAATCGTTTCGCCGCCGCATTGGAGGTAGTGCCACGTGCCGGCGAACAGCGGGCCGCGTGGCTTGCGGAGGCGGAATTTTCCGTACGATCGTCAGTCGCCGCTCTCGGGGCACTTCCGCTGGAACCGGGCTCGGCAGCGGCCCTGGCGATCCGCGCGGCTGCCTCACTGCGGTTCATCTCGGACCGGTTCGAGATCGATCGGGCCTTCCTGCTCCTCCCTGTTGCCGAGGCTTAA
- a CDS encoding recombinase family protein: MASPSPPLRTPVRRLIGYARVSTEEQATDAQVDELRAAGCQIVHTEHGSGASRVRPVLTRLLREISAGDVLVVVRLDRLARSVSHLLVVIEHLEERKAHFRSLHDPIDTSTPQGMFSLQVLGAVAQLERALIAERTKAGMRAAKARGKLPGNPGLRERNPEAIRAASEARRRVYVGDLIVSASNWLPVVRRMRPQHNWDEVVRVLNHRGQNWTVEKLRRAVHRLVSEKMAEAHLIQRSPRRPPEDRLMTLVAGIAIADPDLSLRDIAAQLERMRERAPRGGRQWAASSVKALLDRAERLGLVVPQPQEVQD, encoded by the coding sequence ATGGCCTCGCCCTCCCCTCCCCTCCGCACGCCCGTCCGACGCCTGATTGGCTATGCGCGGGTCTCAACTGAGGAACAGGCAACAGATGCCCAGGTCGACGAGCTCCGTGCGGCCGGTTGCCAGATCGTTCACACGGAGCACGGTTCGGGTGCGTCTCGGGTGCGGCCTGTATTGACCAGACTGCTGCGAGAGATCAGCGCCGGTGACGTCCTGGTCGTGGTGCGCCTGGACCGTCTGGCTCGCTCGGTCAGTCACCTTCTGGTGGTGATCGAGCATCTCGAGGAGCGCAAGGCGCATTTCCGCTCGCTCCATGACCCGATCGACACCTCCACGCCGCAGGGCATGTTCTCGCTGCAGGTGCTTGGCGCGGTGGCGCAGCTCGAGCGCGCGTTGATCGCCGAGCGCACCAAGGCGGGGATGAGAGCGGCGAAGGCTCGCGGCAAGCTGCCCGGCAATCCGGGCTTGCGGGAACGCAACCCGGAGGCGATACGCGCGGCCTCTGAGGCCAGGAGGCGGGTCTATGTTGGCGACCTCATTGTCTCGGCCTCCAACTGGCTGCCGGTGGTGCGGCGCATGCGGCCACAGCACAATTGGGACGAGGTTGTGCGGGTGCTGAACCATCGCGGCCAGAATTGGACCGTCGAGAAGTTGCGACGCGCGGTACACCGCCTGGTGAGCGAAAAGATGGCGGAGGCGCACCTGATCCAGCGCTCCCCTCGACGCCCTCCCGAGGACAGGCTAATGACCCTTGTCGCCGGCATAGCCATCGCCGATCCGGATCTCAGCTTGCGCGATATCGCCGCCCAGCTCGAGCGGATGCGGGAACGTGCACCGCGCGGCGGCCGGCAATGGGCTGCCTCATCCGTAAAAGCGCTACTTGACCGGGCGGAGCGGCTCGGCCTGGTTGTGCCGCAGCCACAGGAAGTTCAAGATTGA
- a CDS encoding type II toxin-antitoxin system VapC family toxin, translated as MTLVDTNILLDLVTNDQDWADWSIEQLETAALAGPLMINDVVYTELSVRYDRIEGLDAFIEDAGLELMPIPRSALFLAGKVFTHYRKAGGSRTGVLPDFFIGAHAAVQGLPLLTRDLKRYRTYFPTVELISPAP; from the coding sequence GTGACGCTCGTTGATACCAATATCCTGCTCGATCTTGTGACGAATGATCAAGACTGGGCAGATTGGTCGATCGAGCAGCTTGAAACTGCCGCTCTCGCGGGCCCATTGATGATCAACGATGTTGTGTATACGGAGCTATCTGTTCGCTACGATCGGATAGAAGGCCTTGATGCCTTCATTGAAGACGCGGGCTTAGAACTGATGCCCATCCCTCGGTCAGCCTTGTTCTTGGCAGGCAAGGTGTTCACACACTATCGCAAGGCAGGGGGATCGCGCACCGGGGTGCTGCCGGACTTCTTCATTGGAGCCCACGCAGCGGTTCAAGGTCTGCCTTTGCTGACGCGAGACTTGAAGCGCTATCGGACATACTTTCCAACGGTGGAGCTAATTTCGCCAGCGCCGTGA
- a CDS encoding pirin family protein produces the protein MSKSFIIRNHERGHDTIRSDGTRSSYIAGHPDGFVTRASSFNFHDYQSGRPGFGPVRVFGDEVFHGAGCGYNMHPHHNFVICAFVFEGQLTHINTAGEGMVDQLKAGDYYVFSAGSGGKHSELSVTSEDMHAIYLWLMPKQLFLPPTYHRAHFDYRRRRNEIVQLVGDADTALPIPQDLRVSRLMADAGRSFTYTLRSRGHGAYIFVREGSATVDGVALGRRDSAGFSDRDNPAITIDVGEDDSDIIVVETIMIDDDNIKVWEHDHASH, from the coding sequence ATGAGCAAGTCATTTATCATCCGCAACCATGAACGCGGCCATGACACGATCCGGTCTGATGGCACCCGTTCGTCCTACATTGCAGGACACCCGGATGGCTTCGTCACCCGTGCATCCAGCTTCAACTTTCACGACTACCAGAGCGGCCGTCCAGGATTCGGCCCAGTCCGGGTATTTGGCGACGAAGTCTTCCACGGCGCAGGCTGCGGTTACAATATGCACCCGCACCACAACTTCGTGATCTGCGCCTTCGTGTTCGAGGGACAGCTTACGCATATCAACACGGCCGGCGAAGGCATGGTCGATCAGCTGAAAGCCGGCGACTACTACGTCTTCTCAGCGGGTTCCGGCGGCAAGCATTCGGAACTCAGCGTCACGTCGGAAGACATGCACGCAATCTATCTCTGGCTGATGCCCAAGCAGCTTTTTTTGCCGCCTACCTATCATCGCGCCCATTTCGACTATCGCAGACGCCGCAACGAGATCGTGCAGCTTGTCGGCGACGCAGACACGGCCTTGCCGATCCCACAGGACCTGCGCGTCTCTCGACTGATGGCGGATGCGGGCCGCAGCTTCACCTACACTCTCCGCTCCAGGGGACACGGCGCTTACATTTTCGTCCGAGAGGGCTCTGCCACAGTTGACGGCGTCGCACTTGGTCGGCGTGACAGCGCGGGCTTCTCAGACCGCGACAATCCAGCCATCACAATCGACGTCGGTGAGGATGACAGCGACATCATCGTGGTCGAGACGATCATGATCGATGACGACAACATCAAGGTATGGGAGCACGATCATGCCAGCCACTGA
- a CDS encoding MarC family protein: MESTSVLSMFTFSFASMFAMVNPIGMTPVFLEQTKDRSVSERHLLAYRVAAYGVALLVLTLFFGSYVLQFFGVSLADVQIAGGLFVFYTAWTMLVASPARTSDQKGRSDSIGGDIAFFPLTIPITAGAGSLAVTLSLSSRIARGDSHPVAGYVGATLGICLVFITVALCYRFSDKIFARVGAAATGAITRLTAFLLLAIGVAVTWDGLKQLILSLRAG; the protein is encoded by the coding sequence ATGGAATCGACTTCCGTGCTGAGCATGTTCACCTTCAGCTTCGCTTCTATGTTCGCAATGGTGAACCCCATTGGAATGACGCCGGTGTTTCTCGAGCAGACCAAGGACCGAAGTGTATCGGAACGCCACCTCCTTGCCTATCGGGTCGCAGCATATGGCGTGGCATTGTTGGTACTCACATTATTCTTCGGGTCTTATGTTCTCCAATTCTTCGGGGTTTCGCTGGCCGATGTCCAAATCGCCGGCGGCCTGTTTGTATTCTACACCGCCTGGACGATGCTCGTCGCGTCACCAGCGCGAACGTCGGACCAGAAAGGAAGATCGGACTCAATCGGAGGTGATATCGCGTTCTTCCCGTTGACAATCCCGATCACGGCTGGCGCAGGTTCGCTTGCCGTCACATTATCTCTATCCAGCCGAATAGCACGCGGCGATAGTCATCCCGTCGCAGGATATGTCGGTGCGACGCTTGGCATTTGCCTGGTCTTTATCACCGTCGCGCTTTGTTATCGCTTCTCCGACAAGATATTTGCTCGAGTGGGCGCTGCTGCAACCGGCGCAATCACCCGGCTCACTGCATTCTTGCTATTGGCGATAGGGGTCGCGGTCACGTGGGATGGCCTCAAGCAACTTATTCTTTCGCTAAGAGCGGGGTAG
- the repA gene encoding plasmid partitioning protein RepA, with protein MNMATPAEEFETFSFHESILMQGELISDKLNMLRVEHYPPDATKTLRQFSLAEVAFFLGVTQSNVKKLHLEGKGPIPTTSASGRRTYTAKQMLELRHYLDRHGRADYKKYVPHRRPGESLQVISVVNFKGGSGKTTTAAHLAQHLALTGHRVLAIDLDPQASLSALHGFQPELDKNPSLYEALRYDKAKKSISEVIRATNFPGLDIVPANLELQEYEYDTPLAAANKASSDGRLFFTRISDALREVDDRYDVVIIDCPPQLGYLTLTALTASTAVLITIHPQMLDVMSMSQFLLMLGGILQSISKAGAHVRLKWFRYLVTRYEPTDGPQTQMVGFMQALFPAHMLKNPMVKSTAISDAGITNQSLYEVERAQFIRTTYDRALEALNAVNGEITALVHGAWGRK; from the coding sequence ATGAACATGGCGACACCCGCTGAGGAATTTGAAACGTTCAGCTTTCACGAATCAATTCTCATGCAAGGAGAACTGATTTCGGACAAGCTGAACATGCTCCGCGTCGAGCATTACCCACCCGATGCGACCAAAACCCTGCGGCAGTTCTCGTTGGCGGAAGTTGCATTTTTTTTGGGTGTCACTCAGTCGAATGTGAAAAAGCTTCACCTCGAAGGGAAGGGACCGATACCGACCACGTCCGCATCTGGACGTCGGACTTACACAGCCAAGCAAATGCTTGAATTGAGACATTATCTCGATCGGCATGGGCGCGCAGATTACAAGAAATATGTCCCGCACAGGAGGCCCGGAGAATCCTTACAGGTAATCTCAGTTGTGAACTTTAAAGGGGGTAGCGGAAAAACCACCACTGCGGCTCATCTAGCGCAGCATCTGGCTTTGACGGGCCATCGAGTGCTGGCAATCGATCTCGACCCTCAAGCCTCTTTATCAGCGCTGCACGGTTTCCAGCCAGAGCTGGACAAAAATCCATCTCTCTATGAAGCCCTTCGTTATGACAAGGCAAAAAAGTCGATCTCGGAAGTTATCCGCGCAACCAATTTTCCCGGCCTCGACATCGTGCCTGCGAACCTTGAGCTTCAGGAATATGAGTACGACACACCGCTTGCCGCAGCTAACAAAGCCTCATCAGATGGCCGCCTTTTCTTCACGCGTATTTCAGACGCGTTACGGGAGGTGGACGATCGCTATGACGTAGTCATCATCGATTGTCCGCCTCAACTTGGCTATCTCACTCTAACCGCTCTCACGGCTTCAACCGCTGTTCTGATCACCATTCACCCGCAGATGCTCGACGTCATGTCGATGAGTCAGTTCTTGCTGATGCTCGGGGGGATCCTGCAATCGATAAGCAAAGCCGGCGCGCATGTGCGCCTCAAATGGTTTCGCTATTTGGTCACACGCTACGAACCGACAGACGGCCCGCAGACGCAGATGGTCGGATTTATGCAAGCTCTCTTCCCTGCACATATGCTGAAGAACCCGATGGTAAAATCGACCGCGATTTCGGACGCGGGAATTACAAACCAGTCGCTCTACGAGGTCGAGCGCGCGCAATTCATTCGGACCACTTATGATCGCGCCCTTGAGGCTTTGAACGCGGTTAATGGGGAAATCACGGCTCTCGTTCATGGCGCGTGGGGGCGTAAATGA
- a CDS encoding DUF4214 domain-containing protein: MPAQQFTAQMYNAFLGRAPEPNGYAWWVSLYPTMTETAFINAWAATPEAKALNPWLDSPSITNAHILVGSLYAHLFNRTPDAAGQTYWANELQANGIAPVLLALLAVGGTDGAVQANRTTVGVYFAERFLAAGAAPAFAWQQSILNSVDATPASVTAAKAQIDAWVAAAPLDTTLGTYAEVLARAKTYNITGLPSFMIYELASEMLAAANPTGTMVGFVHNGAKLSLVPLYLTATAITELGPASAQTVASVFADGPIARVTLDGQPVICISVNGDATFSVTTDFVLTGLGAATITDFVLA; encoded by the coding sequence ATGCCCGCCCAACAATTCACCGCACAGATGTACAATGCCTTCCTCGGGCGGGCGCCGGAGCCCAACGGCTATGCCTGGTGGGTCTCCCTCTATCCCACCATGACCGAGACCGCCTTCATCAATGCCTGGGCGGCAACGCCCGAGGCCAAGGCCCTCAACCCCTGGCTCGACAGCCCCTCCATCACCAACGCCCATATCCTCGTCGGCTCGCTCTATGCCCATCTCTTCAACCGCACGCCCGATGCCGCCGGCCAGACCTACTGGGCCAATGAGTTGCAGGCCAATGGCATCGCCCCTGTCCTCCTGGCGCTGCTCGCCGTCGGCGGCACCGATGGCGCCGTGCAGGCCAACCGCACCACGGTCGGCGTCTATTTCGCGGAGAGGTTTTTGGCCGCCGGCGCCGCCCCGGCCTTCGCCTGGCAGCAGTCGATCCTGAACAGCGTCGATGCCACGCCCGCCTCGGTCACCGCGGCCAAAGCGCAGATCGACGCCTGGGTGGCCGCCGCCCCGCTCGATACGACGCTCGGCACCTATGCTGAGGTTCTGGCCCGCGCCAAGACCTACAATATCACCGGTCTGCCAAGCTTCATGATCTACGAGCTCGCCAGCGAGATGCTGGCGGCCGCCAATCCGACCGGCACTATGGTCGGCTTCGTCCACAACGGCGCCAAGCTCAGCCTCGTGCCGCTCTATCTCACCGCCACCGCGATCACCGAGCTCGGCCCCGCCTCCGCCCAGACGGTGGCCAGCGTCTTCGCCGACGGCCCGATCGCCCGCGTCACCCTCGACGGCCAGCCGGTCATCTGCATCAGCGTCAACGGCGACGCCACCTTCTCGGTCACCACCGATTTCGTCCTCACCGGCCTCGGCGCCGCCACCATTACGGATTTCGTGCTGGCTTAA
- a CDS encoding haloacid dehalogenase type II produces MSDASIKQPMWRSRLKAIIFDIQGTTADFYQPLLRAGSIINRKKGLRINWAEVSAEWRNLYRKTLDEVIEGKRPWIRADQIYREALDTLLKERGLEFTQQERAELNGVWSQLDSWPDSVAGLTRLRRYFTIATLSNAGMAAAVAIVKHANLPFDAVLTAELAKIYKPAPEVYQLAVDYLGYQPDQILMVACHKYDLRAAGKFGMRTAFVARPLELGPDARPDIAPESWIDCCVDSFTALADRLGAT; encoded by the coding sequence ATGTCAGATGCATCAATAAAGCAGCCGATGTGGCGCAGTAGGTTGAAAGCCATAATTTTCGACATCCAAGGTACCACCGCCGACTTTTATCAACCGCTTCTACGGGCTGGATCCATTATCAACCGCAAGAAGGGACTTCGGATCAACTGGGCCGAGGTGTCGGCCGAATGGCGCAATCTCTATCGGAAGACGCTTGATGAAGTTATCGAAGGGAAGCGGCCGTGGATCAGGGCCGATCAAATCTACAGAGAAGCGCTCGACACATTGCTAAAAGAGCGCGGGCTTGAGTTCACTCAGCAAGAGCGTGCCGAACTCAATGGCGTGTGGTCGCAGCTTGACTCCTGGCCAGATTCCGTTGCAGGGCTGACGCGACTTCGCCGCTACTTTACGATCGCGACATTATCCAATGCAGGCATGGCGGCAGCTGTTGCTATCGTCAAGCATGCGAACTTGCCGTTTGACGCAGTACTAACCGCAGAATTGGCGAAAATATACAAACCAGCGCCGGAGGTTTATCAACTCGCGGTGGATTATCTTGGCTATCAACCAGATCAAATTTTAATGGTTGCTTGTCATAAATATGATCTGCGGGCGGCCGGGAAGTTCGGCATGCGCACCGCGTTTGTCGCGCGCCCTCTTGAGTTAGGTCCAGACGCGCGACCCGATATTGCGCCAGAGAGTTGGATCGACTGCTGTGTTGATAGTTTCACCGCTCTGGCAGACAGGTTGGGAGCAACTTAA
- a CDS encoding DUF1656 domain-containing protein translates to MPFALPTAFYTLEAFGFYLPPLMMWALLALLPFLVVRWLLGVAGFYRLVWHRSLFDTALYVIVLGAFMLGLPAVAGGQG, encoded by the coding sequence ATGCCTTTTGCGCTTCCGACCGCCTTCTATACGCTAGAGGCTTTTGGTTTTTACCTTCCACCGCTGATGATGTGGGCGTTGCTCGCCCTGCTGCCTTTTCTTGTGGTCCGCTGGCTGCTCGGCGTGGCGGGCTTCTATCGCCTCGTCTGGCATAGATCCCTGTTCGACACGGCGCTCTACGTCATCGTGCTCGGTGCGTTTATGCTTGGCTTGCCGGCTGTTGCAGGAGGACAGGGATGA